In Methylobacterium aquaticum, the following are encoded in one genomic region:
- the fba gene encoding class II fructose-bisphosphate aldolase (catalyzes the reversible aldol condensation of dihydroxyacetonephosphate and glyceraldehyde 3-phosphate in the Calvin cycle, glycolysis, and/or gluconeogenesis), whose translation MARITLRQLLDHAAEHGYGVPAFNINNMEQGLAIMAAADATDSPVILQASRGARSYANDVVLAKLIDGLVEIYPHIPVCMHLDHGNNEATCATAIQYGFTSVMMDGSLKADGKTPADYNYNVEITRKVTEMAHWAGCSVEGELGVLGSLESGEGEAEDGHGAEGVLSHDQLLTDPAEAEKFVAATKVDALAVAMGTSHGAYKFTRKPDGAVLAMNVIEEIHRRLPNTHLVMHGSSSVPQDLQDIINQYGGEMKPTWGVPVEEIQRGIKHGVRKINIDTDNRMAMTGQIRKILMENKAEFDPRKYLKPAMDAMTKLCKQRFEEFGTAGNAGKIRPIALSEMAKRYAAGKLDPSFAPSKAAAE comes from the coding sequence ATGGCGCGCATCACGCTCAGGCAGCTCCTCGACCACGCCGCCGAGCACGGCTACGGGGTGCCGGCCTTCAACATCAACAACATGGAACAGGGCCTCGCCATCATGGCGGCGGCCGACGCCACCGATTCGCCGGTGATCCTGCAGGCGAGCCGCGGCGCGCGCTCCTATGCCAACGACGTCGTGCTGGCCAAGCTGATCGACGGCCTCGTCGAGATCTATCCCCACATCCCGGTCTGCATGCACCTGGATCACGGGAACAACGAGGCGACCTGCGCCACCGCGATCCAGTACGGCTTCACCTCGGTGATGATGGACGGGTCGCTCAAGGCCGACGGCAAGACCCCGGCGGATTACAACTACAACGTCGAGATCACCCGCAAGGTGACCGAGATGGCGCACTGGGCCGGCTGCTCGGTCGAGGGCGAGCTCGGCGTGCTCGGCTCGCTCGAGAGCGGCGAGGGCGAGGCCGAGGACGGCCACGGCGCCGAGGGCGTCCTGTCGCACGACCAGCTGCTGACCGACCCGGCCGAGGCCGAGAAGTTCGTGGCGGCCACCAAGGTCGACGCGCTCGCCGTCGCCATGGGCACCTCGCACGGCGCCTACAAGTTCACCCGCAAGCCCGACGGCGCGGTGCTGGCGATGAACGTGATCGAGGAGATCCACCGCCGCCTGCCCAACACCCACCTGGTGATGCACGGCTCCTCGTCGGTCCCGCAGGACCTCCAGGACATCATCAACCAGTATGGCGGCGAGATGAAGCCGACCTGGGGCGTGCCGGTGGAGGAGATCCAGCGCGGCATCAAGCACGGCGTGCGCAAGATCAACATCGACACCGACAACCGGATGGCGATGACCGGCCAGATCCGCAAGATCCTGATGGAGAACAAGGCCGAGTTCGACCCGCGCAAGTACCTGAAGCCGGCGATGGACGCGATGACGAAGCTGTGCAAGCAGCGCTTCGAGGAGTTCGGCACGGCGGGCAACGCCGGCAAGATCCGGCCGATCGCGCTGTCCGAGATGGCCAAGCGCTACGCCGCCGGCAAGCTCGACCCGTCCTTCGCCCCGTCGAAGGCCGCCGCGGAGTAA
- a CDS encoding phosphoglycerate kinase: MTQFRTLDDAGDLKGKRVLVRVDFNVPMDQGRVTDSTRIKRVLPTLHELVEAGARIVLLAHFGRPKGKPVAAESLRPIAEATARELGRPVAFAEDCIGETAAAAVAALKDGDVLMLENTRFHAGEEKNDKAFVEALAANGDVYVNEAFSAAHRAHASTEGLAHVLPAYAGRLMQAELDALTKGLEAPARPVVAIVGGSKVSTKIDLLKNLVAKVDALVIGGGMANTFLHAAGLGVGKSLCERDLAPTAQAIIEAARENNCAIILPVDGVVAEEFKAGAPHHTYGVDAIPETGMILDIGGLSVDRISAAIDDAKTLVWNGPVGAFEIAPFDQGTVAAARHAAERTKAGKLVSVAGGGDTVAALNHAGVSKDFTYISTAGGAFLEWLEGKPLPGVDALRRQA, from the coding sequence ATGACCCAGTTCCGTACCCTCGACGATGCCGGCGACCTGAAGGGCAAGCGCGTCCTCGTCCGCGTCGACTTCAACGTGCCGATGGACCAGGGCCGCGTCACCGATTCCACCCGCATCAAGCGCGTGCTGCCGACGCTCCACGAGCTCGTCGAGGCCGGCGCCCGGATCGTGCTGCTCGCCCATTTCGGCCGCCCGAAGGGCAAGCCGGTCGCCGCCGAATCCCTGCGTCCGATCGCCGAGGCGACCGCCAGGGAACTCGGCCGCCCGGTCGCCTTCGCGGAGGACTGCATCGGCGAGACCGCCGCCGCCGCCGTGGCGGCGCTGAAGGACGGCGACGTCCTGATGCTGGAGAATACCCGCTTCCACGCCGGCGAGGAGAAGAACGACAAGGCCTTCGTCGAGGCCTTGGCCGCGAACGGCGACGTCTACGTCAACGAGGCGTTCTCCGCCGCCCACCGGGCCCACGCCTCGACGGAAGGGCTCGCCCACGTGCTGCCGGCCTATGCCGGGCGCCTGATGCAGGCCGAGCTCGACGCGCTCACCAAGGGCCTCGAGGCCCCGGCCCGGCCGGTGGTGGCGATCGTCGGCGGCTCCAAGGTCTCGACCAAGATCGACCTGCTGAAGAACCTCGTCGCCAAGGTCGACGCCCTGGTGATCGGCGGCGGCATGGCCAACACCTTCCTGCACGCCGCCGGCCTCGGCGTCGGCAAGTCGCTGTGCGAGCGCGATCTGGCTCCCACCGCCCAGGCGATCATCGAGGCGGCGCGGGAGAACAACTGCGCCATCATCCTGCCGGTGGACGGCGTGGTGGCCGAGGAATTCAAGGCCGGCGCCCCCCACCACACCTACGGGGTCGACGCGATCCCTGAGACCGGCATGATCCTCGACATCGGCGGCCTGTCGGTGGACCGGATCTCGGCCGCGATCGACGACGCCAAGACCCTGGTGTGGAACGGCCCCGTCGGCGCCTTCGAGATCGCGCCCTTCGACCAGGGCACGGTGGCGGCGGCCCGCCATGCGGCCGAGCGCACTAAGGCCGGCAAGCTCGTCTCCGTGGCCGGCGGCGGCGACACGGTGGCGGCGCTCAACCATGCCGGCGTGTCGAAGGACTTCACCTACATCTCGACCGCCGGCGGCGCCTTCCTCGAATGGCTCGAGGGCAAGCCGCTCCCGGGCGTCGACGCCCTGCGCCGGCAAGCTTGA
- the gap gene encoding type I glyceraldehyde-3-phosphate dehydrogenase, which produces MTVKVAINGFGRIGRNVLRAIKEAGRTDIEVVAINDLGPVETNAHLLRFDSVHGKFPGTVTVEGDHIVVDGQRIRVTAIKNPAELPHRELGVDIAMECTGIFTSKDKAKLHLDAGAKRVLVSAPADGADLTVVYGVNHDKLTADHLVVSNASCTTNCLAPVAKVFNDAVGIERGFMTTIHSYTNDQPSLDQMHKDLYRARAASLSMIPTTTGAAKAVGLVLPELNGRLDGTSIRVPTPNVSVVDFKFNSKRATSVAEINEAIKAAANGPLKGVLGFTEAPNVSIDFNHDPHSSTFHIDQTKVMDGTFVRVLTWYDNEWGFSNRMADTAIAMAKLI; this is translated from the coding sequence ATGACGGTCAAGGTCGCCATCAACGGCTTCGGACGCATCGGCCGCAATGTCCTGCGCGCCATCAAGGAAGCCGGCCGCACCGACATCGAGGTCGTGGCCATCAACGATCTCGGCCCGGTCGAGACCAACGCCCACCTGCTGCGCTTCGATTCGGTCCACGGCAAGTTCCCCGGCACCGTCACGGTCGAGGGCGACCACATCGTGGTCGACGGCCAGCGCATCCGCGTCACCGCGATCAAGAACCCGGCCGAGCTGCCCCACCGCGAGCTCGGCGTCGACATCGCGATGGAATGCACCGGCATCTTCACGTCGAAGGACAAGGCGAAGCTCCACCTCGATGCCGGCGCCAAGCGCGTCCTCGTGTCCGCTCCCGCGGACGGTGCCGACCTCACGGTCGTCTACGGCGTGAACCACGACAAGCTGACGGCCGACCACCTCGTGGTCTCCAACGCCTCGTGCACCACCAACTGCCTGGCTCCGGTCGCCAAGGTGTTCAACGACGCCGTCGGCATCGAGCGCGGCTTCATGACCACGATCCACTCCTACACCAACGACCAGCCGTCGCTGGACCAGATGCACAAGGACCTCTACCGGGCCCGCGCCGCGTCCCTGTCGATGATCCCGACCACGACCGGCGCCGCCAAGGCCGTCGGCCTGGTGCTGCCGGAGCTGAACGGCCGCCTCGACGGCACCTCGATCCGCGTCCCGACCCCGAACGTCTCGGTCGTCGACTTCAAGTTCAATTCCAAGCGCGCCACCTCGGTCGCCGAGATCAACGAGGCGATCAAGGCCGCGGCGAACGGCCCGCTCAAGGGCGTGCTCGGCTTCACCGAGGCCCCGAACGTCTCGATCGACTTCAACCACGATCCCCATTCCTCGACCTTCCACATCGACCAGACCAAGGTCATGGACGGCACCTTCGTGCGCGTGCTGACCTGGTACGACAACGAGTGGGGCTTCTCGAACCGCATGGCCGACACCGCCATCGCGATGGCCAAGCTCATCTGA
- a CDS encoding GGDEF domain-containing protein, translating into MQIDLHTLYCLIVGTVLVAAATMQWERQAHPQRSRELGFWTGAFLAFAAGLVVSINRAVLPGILGSALANLLIVAGYLMILHGVTLLDGRARLRLPLAVLAVLALLWAAFGTRFPVALWTYVGSLPIALACGLTAWRLARSRTARTLRARQVAIAVAGGHALFYVARALATPVLVAVYGDWLLPVFGKMTMYEGVLYSVAMPMGLIALVREEAQASALAAARTDHLTGLQNRHGFFEDGARRLGEGPAALLAFDLDHFKAINDRHGHAAGDAVLRLFADTARRAAGPDALVARLGGEEFAALLPGCDLATARQVGEGIARRFAAASRHRDGPGIPATVSVGLAAGGGALPDLLAAADRALYRAKASGRNRLEVAAA; encoded by the coding sequence ATGCAGATCGATCTTCACACCCTCTACTGCCTGATCGTGGGGACGGTGCTGGTCGCCGCCGCGACGATGCAGTGGGAGCGCCAAGCCCATCCGCAGCGGTCGCGCGAGCTCGGATTCTGGACCGGCGCCTTCCTGGCCTTCGCGGCGGGCCTCGTCGTGTCGATCAACCGGGCCGTCCTGCCGGGCATCCTGGGTTCGGCCCTCGCCAACCTGCTGATCGTGGCCGGCTACCTGATGATCCTGCACGGCGTCACCCTCCTCGACGGGCGGGCGCGGCTGCGCCTGCCGCTCGCCGTGCTCGCGGTGCTCGCCCTCCTGTGGGCCGCCTTCGGGACGCGCTTCCCCGTCGCGCTCTGGACCTATGTCGGCTCGCTGCCGATCGCGCTCGCCTGCGGTCTGACCGCCTGGCGACTCGCGCGCAGCCGCACCGCCCGGACCTTGCGCGCCCGCCAGGTCGCGATCGCGGTCGCGGGCGGGCACGCCCTGTTCTACGTGGCTCGCGCCCTGGCGACGCCGGTGCTCGTGGCCGTCTACGGGGACTGGCTGCTGCCGGTCTTCGGCAAGATGACGATGTACGAAGGGGTGCTCTACTCCGTCGCCATGCCGATGGGGCTGATCGCGCTGGTGCGCGAGGAGGCGCAGGCGAGCGCCCTGGCGGCGGCCCGCACCGACCATCTCACCGGTCTGCAGAACCGTCACGGCTTCTTCGAGGACGGGGCGCGGCGCCTCGGCGAGGGCCCCGCGGCGCTCCTCGCCTTCGACCTCGACCACTTCAAGGCGATCAACGACCGCCACGGCCACGCCGCCGGCGACGCGGTGCTCCGGCTCTTCGCCGATACGGCGCGGCGGGCGGCCGGGCCGGACGCGCTGGTCGCCCGGCTCGGCGGCGAGGAATTCGCCGCCCTTCTGCCCGGCTGCGACCTCGCCACGGCGCGGCAGGTCGGCGAGGGCATCGCCCGCCGGTTCGCCGCGGCGTCCCGGCACCGCGACGGGCCCGGCATCCCGGCGACCGTCAGCGTCGGCCTGGCGGCCGGGGGCGGGGCCCTGCCGGACCTGCTCGCGGCCGCCGACCGGGCGCTCTACCGGGCCAAGGCGTCCGGGCGGAACCGGCTGGAGGTGGCGGCGGCCTGA
- a CDS encoding DUF4164 domain-containing protein, translated as MTAAVEEALRRLEASVSLLESAVTRRLDAERSHGDLETELEIMRDDRARLAAELDGATARLAEMQSVTEEVDHRLGRAIGTVEGVLGRTGERGEG; from the coding sequence ATGACCGCAGCGGTGGAGGAGGCGTTGCGCCGCCTCGAAGCCTCGGTGTCGCTGCTCGAATCCGCGGTGACGCGCCGGCTCGACGCGGAGCGCAGCCACGGCGACCTCGAGACCGAGCTGGAGATCATGCGCGACGACCGGGCCCGGCTGGCGGCGGAACTCGACGGGGCGACGGCGCGCCTCGCCGAGATGCAGTCGGTGACCGAGGAGGTCGACCACCGCCTCGGCCGCGCCATCGGCACCGTCGAGGGCGTGCTCGGCCGCACCGGCGAGCGGGGCGAGGGCTGA
- a CDS encoding cell division protein ZapA, producing MPQVTVTIAGKTYRMACGEGEERHLEGLAASFDARIGDMRKAFGEIGDMRLHVMAALTLADELAETKRRMEAMERETAALRESTDAGSAEREASEARLAETVQRTAERIERLAKRLGPVPGGAQQGG from the coding sequence ATGCCTCAAGTGACGGTCACCATCGCCGGCAAGACCTACCGCATGGCCTGCGGCGAGGGCGAGGAGCGCCACCTCGAAGGGCTGGCCGCGAGCTTCGACGCCCGCATCGGCGACATGCGCAAGGCCTTCGGCGAGATCGGCGACATGCGCCTGCACGTGATGGCGGCGCTGACGCTCGCCGACGAGCTGGCCGAGACCAAGCGCCGGATGGAGGCGATGGAGCGCGAGACCGCGGCCTTGCGCGAATCCACCGATGCCGGCAGCGCCGAGCGGGAAGCCTCGGAGGCGCGGCTGGCCGAGACCGTGCAGCGCACGGCGGAGCGGATCGAGCGCCTGGCCAAGCGGCTCGGGCCGGTGCCGGGCGGGGCGCAGCAGGGGGGGTAG
- a CDS encoding ATP-binding protein translates to MNLKRSYRSLVGGVWAGVLTTCLGLATVTVWTDTRDYERTIRDARSTAEAVAQALGQEANRLVSSVDMLLSAAAARVDAHTFGASQVYTRQLLSGLMAHIPAVMAVRVLDGSTDSALFGHGGAGSGGRPTDADLVRAALAVGQSELAIGQPTRIGPADSWFVSVARLVVPRPGETPLVAVADLSLTELQRLYGRLDLGPNGAIGLLRSDGVILVRHPYVPDKVGRTITGGTLMRAAAGAAAGTFDGTASPIDGVRRYGSFQRVAGAPLLVTTGVSKDETLAAWREGVQQDAAVVLGISAVLVGLGFGLTRALMRHRDLEEEARRAAGMLSAGEARYRLLAENTSELIVLAHDDGRRSYVSPAVRRLLGYTPEEAVAMRLRDGVHREDLALLVTQARRLAAGEAQVSVVCRARHRTGGWVWVEGAFRRIPGAAPGEPAIIATFRDVGERQRHARALEEARITAERASQAKTDFLASMSHEIRTPLNGVIGYADLLLADRTLPGRHRRYVDRIAAAGGALLTVVDDILDFSRIEAGGIALAEVPFAPAALIDNAASIVRGLSEPKGLALDVALDPTVPDWVRGDPDRLRQILLNLLNNAVKFTPAGRVAVRVEAEGGTLRFSVSDTGIGIAPEQHGRLFQRFSQVDGSIRRQYGGSGLGLAICKGLVELMGGTIGVESRPGAGSTFWFRIRLPACAAPAAEAAEGRPEPVRPARLLLVEDVPINQDLARAVLEADGHHVDVAGDGAAAIEAVRVKPYDLVLMDVQMPGMDGITATKAIRAMPAPLGALPIVAMTANVLPAQIETFRAAGMDGHVGKPFKRAELAAAIARHRADGPAAPAVPVLVDVEAFAAARRLMGRERIDGLLGMLAAELEQRFRARNGDRAGLARDAHAMISAAGLLGFTGLSDLCREIEEACLAGADLPDLQRRIEAARAEALTQIEMLRAA, encoded by the coding sequence ATGAACCTGAAACGGTCCTACCGCTCTCTCGTCGGCGGCGTCTGGGCGGGCGTGCTCACGACCTGCCTCGGGCTCGCCACGGTCACGGTCTGGACCGACACCCGCGACTACGAGCGCACGATCCGCGACGCCCGCAGCACCGCCGAGGCGGTGGCCCAGGCGCTGGGCCAGGAGGCGAACCGCCTCGTCTCCTCCGTCGACATGCTGCTCAGCGCCGCCGCCGCCCGGGTCGACGCGCACACCTTCGGGGCGAGCCAGGTCTATACCCGCCAGCTCCTCTCCGGCCTGATGGCCCATATCCCGGCGGTGATGGCCGTGCGGGTGCTCGACGGCAGCACCGACAGCGCCCTGTTCGGCCACGGCGGGGCGGGCAGCGGAGGCCGGCCCACCGATGCCGACCTCGTCCGCGCCGCCCTGGCGGTGGGCCAGTCCGAACTCGCGATCGGGCAGCCGACCCGGATCGGGCCGGCCGATTCCTGGTTCGTCAGCGTCGCCCGCCTGGTGGTGCCGCGCCCCGGCGAGACGCCGCTCGTGGCGGTGGCCGACCTGTCGCTCACCGAATTGCAGCGGCTCTACGGCCGGCTCGATCTCGGGCCCAACGGCGCCATCGGGCTCCTGCGCAGCGACGGCGTGATCCTGGTGCGCCATCCCTACGTGCCCGACAAGGTCGGCCGCACCATCACCGGCGGCACCCTGATGCGGGCCGCCGCCGGAGCCGCCGCCGGCACCTTCGACGGGACCGCCTCGCCGATCGACGGCGTGCGGCGCTACGGCAGCTTCCAGCGCGTCGCCGGCGCGCCGCTCCTCGTCACCACCGGCGTCTCGAAGGACGAGACCCTCGCGGCCTGGCGCGAGGGCGTGCAGCAGGACGCCGCGGTGGTGCTCGGCATCAGCGCCGTCCTCGTCGGCCTCGGCTTCGGGCTGACCCGGGCGCTGATGCGCCACCGCGACCTCGAGGAGGAGGCCCGGCGCGCCGCCGGCATGCTCTCGGCCGGGGAGGCGCGCTACCGGCTGCTGGCCGAGAATACCAGCGAGCTGATCGTGCTCGCCCACGACGACGGCCGGCGCAGCTACGTCTCGCCGGCGGTGCGGCGCCTGCTGGGCTACACGCCGGAGGAGGCGGTGGCGATGCGCCTGCGCGACGGCGTCCACCGCGAGGACCTCGCCCTGCTGGTGACCCAGGCCCGCCGCCTCGCCGCCGGCGAGGCGCAGGTCAGCGTCGTCTGCCGCGCCCGCCACCGCACCGGGGGGTGGGTCTGGGTCGAGGGGGCGTTCCGGCGCATCCCGGGCGCCGCCCCGGGCGAGCCCGCCATCATCGCCACCTTCCGCGACGTCGGCGAGCGCCAGCGCCACGCTCGCGCCCTCGAGGAGGCGCGGATCACCGCCGAGCGGGCGAGCCAGGCCAAGACCGACTTTCTGGCCTCGATGAGCCACGAGATCCGCACGCCGCTGAACGGCGTCATCGGCTATGCCGACCTCCTGCTCGCCGACCGCACCCTGCCGGGCCGGCACCGGCGCTACGTCGACCGGATCGCCGCGGCGGGCGGGGCGCTGCTCACCGTCGTCGACGACATCCTCGACTTCTCGCGCATCGAGGCCGGCGGCATCGCGCTCGCCGAGGTGCCCTTCGCCCCTGCGGCGCTGATCGACAACGCCGCCTCGATCGTGCGCGGCCTGTCCGAGCCCAAGGGCCTCGCCCTCGACGTCGCGCTCGACCCCACGGTACCGGACTGGGTCCGGGGCGATCCCGACCGCCTGCGCCAGATCCTGCTCAACCTCCTCAACAACGCGGTCAAGTTCACCCCCGCCGGGCGAGTCGCGGTGCGGGTCGAGGCCGAGGGCGGGACCTTGCGCTTCTCGGTCTCCGATACCGGCATCGGCATCGCCCCCGAGCAGCATGGCCGCCTGTTCCAGCGCTTCAGCCAGGTCGACGGCTCGATCCGTCGCCAGTACGGCGGCAGCGGGCTGGGGCTGGCCATCTGCAAGGGCCTGGTCGAGCTGATGGGCGGGACGATCGGCGTCGAGAGCCGGCCGGGCGCCGGCTCGACCTTCTGGTTCCGGATCAGGCTCCCGGCCTGCGCCGCGCCGGCGGCGGAAGCCGCGGAGGGCCGGCCGGAGCCGGTGCGGCCGGCCCGCCTGCTGCTCGTCGAGGACGTGCCGATCAACCAGGATCTCGCCCGGGCGGTGCTGGAGGCGGACGGCCACCACGTCGACGTGGCCGGCGACGGCGCGGCGGCGATCGAGGCGGTGCGGGTCAAGCCCTACGACCTCGTGCTGATGGACGTGCAGATGCCCGGCATGGACGGGATCACCGCCACGAAGGCGATCCGGGCGATGCCCGCCCCCCTCGGCGCCCTGCCGATCGTCGCGATGACCGCCAACGTGCTGCCGGCCCAGATCGAGACCTTCCGGGCCGCCGGGATGGACGGCCATGTCGGCAAGCCGTTCAAGCGCGCCGAACTCGCCGCCGCCATCGCGCGGCACCGCGCCGACGGCCCCGCGGCGCCCGCCGTTCCGGTGCTGGTCGATGTCGAGGCCTTCGCGGCGGCGCGCCGGCTGATGGGCCGGGAGCGGATCGACGGCCTGCTCGGGATGCTGGCGGCGGAGCTGGAGCAGCGCTTCCGCGCCCGCAACGGCGACCGCGCCGGCCTCGCCCGCGACGCCCACGCGATGATCTCGGCCGCCGGTCTCCTGGGGTTCACCGGCCTGTCCGACCTCTGCCGCGAGATCGAGGAGGCCTGCCTCGCCGGTGCCGACCTGCCGGATCTCCAGCGCCGGATCGAGGCGGCCCGGGCGGAAGCGCTGACGCAGATCGAGATGCTGCGGGCGGCGTGA
- a CDS encoding DUF3830 family protein, whose translation MKELKIKAGPFDLVGRLELEKAPQTCAAFLKALPFVSEVIHVRWSGEGVWMPLGDLDFGVGYENHTSYPAPGQMILYPGGISETEILLAYGGVHFASKVGQLAGNHFLTITTGIEHVYDLGRMTLLKGAQPIRFEAP comes from the coding sequence GTGAAGGAACTGAAGATCAAGGCCGGCCCGTTCGACCTCGTCGGCCGGCTCGAGCTCGAGAAGGCGCCCCAGACCTGCGCCGCCTTCCTCAAGGCCCTGCCCTTCGTGAGCGAGGTGATCCACGTGCGCTGGAGCGGCGAGGGCGTGTGGATGCCCCTCGGTGATCTCGATTTCGGCGTCGGCTACGAGAACCACACCAGCTACCCGGCGCCGGGCCAGATGATCCTCTATCCGGGCGGCATCAGCGAGACGGAGATCCTGCTCGCCTATGGCGGCGTGCATTTCGCCAGCAAGGTCGGGCAGCTCGCCGGCAACCACTTCCTGACCATCACCACCGGCATCGAGCACGTCTACGACCTCGGCCGCATGACGCTGCTCAAGGGCGCCCAGCCGATCCGCTTCGAGGCGCCGTAG
- a CDS encoding allantoate amidohydrolase, with amino-acid sequence MQQDRPPTSLGAEVMARLDALAGFSADADGLTRLYLTPAHAAAARQVATWMEEAGMSVRVDAAATVVGRYEAATQGAPTLLLGSHIDTVRNAGRYDGNLGVVTAISAVKALHEAGRRLPFAVEVLAFGDEEGVRFPVTLTGARALAGLVRPDFLEARDRDGISIAQALAEFGCDPDGVTRLARDPASVLGYLEVHIEQGPVLEDADLAVGIVTAIAGASRLVVTVEGRAGHAGTVPMALRRDALAASAEMVLAIEAEANGTPDLVATVGQIEVPRGAVNVIPALTRFSLDLRSPSDAVRHAALSRLDAAFTAIAERRGVTVTTQGSYDEPAAACAPGLMDALSDGIARLGLSPLRLASGAGHDGLALAGLCPIGMIFVRCAGGLSHSPAESVTEADVDVATRLLVDVLRHLRPESLRP; translated from the coding sequence ATGCAGCAGGACCGGCCGCCCACCTCCCTCGGCGCCGAGGTGATGGCCCGCCTCGACGCGCTCGCGGGCTTCAGCGCCGACGCGGACGGGCTCACCCGCCTCTACCTCACCCCCGCCCATGCCGCGGCCGCCCGGCAGGTCGCGACCTGGATGGAGGAGGCGGGCATGAGCGTCCGCGTCGATGCCGCCGCCACAGTGGTCGGCCGCTACGAGGCCGCGACGCAAGGCGCCCCGACCCTGCTCCTCGGCTCGCATATCGACACCGTGCGCAATGCCGGCCGCTACGACGGCAATCTCGGCGTCGTGACGGCGATCTCCGCCGTGAAGGCGCTGCACGAAGCCGGCCGGCGCCTGCCCTTCGCGGTCGAGGTGCTGGCCTTCGGCGACGAGGAGGGGGTGCGCTTCCCCGTCACCCTCACCGGCGCGCGGGCGCTGGCCGGGCTGGTCCGGCCCGACTTCCTGGAGGCCCGCGACCGCGACGGGATCAGCATCGCCCAGGCGCTCGCGGAATTCGGCTGCGACCCCGACGGCGTGACGCGGCTCGCCCGCGACCCGGCCTCGGTGCTCGGCTATCTGGAGGTCCATATCGAGCAGGGGCCGGTCCTGGAGGATGCGGACCTGGCCGTCGGCATCGTCACGGCCATTGCCGGGGCGAGCCGCCTCGTCGTCACGGTCGAGGGCCGGGCGGGCCATGCCGGCACGGTGCCGATGGCCTTGCGCCGCGACGCCCTGGCGGCTTCGGCCGAGATGGTGCTGGCGATCGAGGCCGAGGCGAACGGGACCCCCGACCTCGTCGCCACGGTGGGCCAGATCGAGGTGCCGCGGGGCGCCGTCAACGTCATCCCGGCGCTCACCCGCTTCAGCCTCGACCTGCGCAGCCCGAGCGACGCCGTGCGCCACGCGGCCCTCTCACGCCTCGACGCCGCGTTCACGGCCATCGCCGAGCGCCGCGGCGTGACGGTGACGACGCAGGGCAGCTACGACGAGCCGGCCGCGGCCTGCGCGCCCGGGCTGATGGACGCTCTGTCCGACGGCATCGCGCGCCTGGGCCTCAGCCCCTTGCGCCTGGCGAGCGGGGCCGGCCATGACGGCCTGGCGCTCGCCGGCCTGTGCCCGATCGGCATGATCTTCGTGCGCTGTGCCGGCGGGCTGAGCCATTCCCCGGCCGAATCCGTCACCGAGGCCGATGTCGACGTGGCGACGCGCCTGCTCGTCGACGTGCTGCGCCATCTGCGGCCGGAATCGTTGCGGCCCTGA